The following proteins are encoded in a genomic region of Diabrotica virgifera virgifera chromosome 1, PGI_DIABVI_V3a:
- the LOC126887815 gene encoding zinc finger protein 726-like, which translates to MEVKQEAMVKTCKIETDNEACDCSLDVFKIESKEEPKRECAYDVFDYGKLKNEFPLKTEVEDEYKMTSFEEKQTKNEEGSPQEDNKIEIMETSTAHSSHKGKCTRPYKCETCFKHFTRAIYLKIHLRVHNGEKPHKCEICFKQFSTRGTLNRHLRVHTGEKPYKCEVCCKQFSQKANLEYHLIQHTGEKQYKCEICFNAFFRVSDLKMHMRVHTGEKPYKCEICFNQFSQKPHLNSHLTVHTGEKHYKCEICLKQFFRVDGLERHMRVHTGEKPYQCEICLKQFSERGTLKVHLRVHTGEKPYKCEICLKHFSVRGDLNAHLRLHTGEKPYKCEICFKKFTESGNLNRHLRAHNGEKPHKCEICFRQFSERGTLKSHLRVHTGEKPL; encoded by the exons atgGAAGTAAAACAAGAAGCTATGGTGAAAACTTGTAAAATAGAAACAGATAATGAGGCGTGTGATTGTTCTTTGGATGTCTTCAAAATTGAAAGTAAAGAAGAACCCAAGAGAGAATGTGCATATGATGTATTTGATTATGGAAAGTTAAAAAATGAATTCCCCCTAAAAACTGAAGTAGAAGATGAATATAAAATGACATCTTTTGAAGAAAAGCAAACGAAGAATGAAGAAG GTAGTCCCCAAGAAGATAACAAAATTGAAATTATGGAAACTTCAACTGCACATTCATCTCATAAAGGAAAATGTACTAGGCCTTACAAATGTGAAACTTGCTTTAAACACTTTACTCGAGCAATCTatttgaaaattcatttgagagtgcacaatggagaaaaacctcacaagtgtgaaatttgttttaagcaatttagtacAAGAGGCACTTTGAACAGACATCTGAGAGTtcatactggggaaaaaccttataagtgtgaggTTTGTTGTAAGCAGTTTTCGCAGAAAGCAAATTTGGAATATCATTTGATAcagcacactggagaaaaacaatacaagtgcgagatttgttttaaTGCATTTTTTAGAGTTAGTGATTTAAAAATGcatatgagagtgcacactggggaaaaaccttacaagtgtgagatttgtttcaATCAGTTTTCTCAGAAACCTCATTTGAACAGTCATTTGACAGTGCATACCGGAGAAAAAcattacaagtgtgagatttgtctTAAGCAATTTTTTAGAGTCGATGGTTTGGAAaggcatatgagagtgcatactggggaaaaaccttaccagtgtgaaatttgtttaaagcaatttagTGAAAGAGGCActttgaaagtacatttgagagttcatactggggaaaaaccttacaagtgtgaaatttgtttaaagcattTTTCTGTCAGGGGTGATTTGAATGCTcatttgagattgcacactggagaaaagccttacaagtgcgaaatttgttttaagaaatttaccGAATCGGGAAATTTGAATAGGCATTTGAGAGCGCACaatggagaaaaacctcacaaatgtgaaatttgttttaggcAATTTAGTGAAAGAGGCACTTTGAAAAGTCATCTGAGAGTtcatactggggaaaaacctttaTAA